In Raphanus sativus cultivar WK10039 chromosome 5, ASM80110v3, whole genome shotgun sequence, the following proteins share a genomic window:
- the LOC108859824 gene encoding dof zinc finger protein DOF3.1, which translates to MQDPSAYYQSMMATQQHHQQQQQQQQQKQPQQFPEQEQLKCPRCDSPNTKFCYYNNYNLSQPRHFCKSCRRYWTKGGALRNVPVGGGSRKNAKRSTSLSSPVNTHNKKTKHPDPGPNTDTDPTRMLYGFPIGDQGVKGMEMGGGGGGGGGGGSFSSLLASNMHLGLGGIILDGSGWDPGMGLRRSEAGNEGGGGGNPWTDLSMNRVEKN; encoded by the coding sequence ATGCAGGATCCATCAGCTTATTACCAGTCGATGATGGCGACACAACAACATCaccagcagcagcaacaacaacaacaacaaaaacaaccACAGCAGTTTCCAGAGCAAGAACAGCTAAAGTGTCCTCGCTGTGACTCACCGAACACAAAATTCTGTTACTACAACAACTACAATCTGTCACAGCCCCGTCACTTTTGCAAAAGCTGCCGTCGTTACTGGACCAAAGGCGGAGCTCTTCGGAACGTTCCCGTCGGCGGCGGTTCTCGCAAGAACGCTAAACGATCAACCTCTTTATCTTCTCCTGTTAACACACACAACAAGAAGACCAAACACCCGGACCCGGGTCCTAACACGGATACGGATCCGACCCGGATGCTGTACGGGTTTCCGATCGGAGACCAAGGCGTGAAAGGTATGGAGatgggtggtggtggtggtggtggtggtggtggtgggagtTTTAGCTCGCTTTTGGCGTCGAATATGCATCTGGGTCTTGGTGGGATCATCCTAGACGGGTCGGGTTGGGATCCGGGTATGGGACTTAGGAGGAGTGAAGCGGGTAACGAAGGTGGTGGGGGTGGTAACCCGTGGACCGATCTTTCTATGAACAGAGTGGAGAAAAACTGA